Below is a window of Ahaetulla prasina isolate Xishuangbanna chromosome 1, ASM2864084v1, whole genome shotgun sequence DNA.
atggcatctagatcctaaaaaattatcgtgtatgtatccagaaatgcaagcaaaatgttggagatgtaattgtgatgatgctacatattttcacatttggtggacttgtaaggacataaaggccttttggataaaaatttggtggattttacaaaatgttttgaaaaagaagataaagttcctgccgcaatttttcttgttgggaattattacggattgtacagtaattgagactaaattgattttaaatctaataactgcagcaagattactaataggacaatattggaagaaaaaagaagtaccaacaatagaagaatggatattgaaagttgccaatttggctgagatggcgaagatatcagccttttgaaagacaatacgcaagaaagatacttaaaggaatggaaaaatggattgactatattcaacgtagatatcagactaagagttatcagactgttttgaatgattatgatgtattattttgattgcttttggggaagttaggaattgatgattgtaggggtataattaagttgggacgaaaatttttagcatatgtttgttttatttttaactataccttgtgctcgttccgggaagtcggggggggaggggggttgcgaagggagggggaggaggggggggaagggggaaaaaaaattttgtaaaactttttgaataaaaaaaaaaaaaaaagaacttggtgAGTTCCTTGATagacctgggggtggggggaagttcACTTAAACACAGCCAGGAGCATTGATAGTATTTTTTTCTAAGCcttaggggcagtggtgggtttcaaaattttttactaccagttctttgggtgtggcttggtgggtgtggcatggcttggcttggcttggtgggcgtggcaagggaaggatattataaaatctccattcccaccccactccaggggaaggttactgcaaaatccccattttctcccaatcagctgggactctggagacaGAGCATAGAtgagggctgggccagtcagaatttttactaccggttctccgaactactcaaaatttccactaccggttctccagaactggtcagaaccagcggaaacccacctctgcttagagGAGAACGTTTGCTTTTTTTCTAGCTGGACCTTTTCTTCTTGAGCAGAGAATCTAGGGTTTTTTAAACTAACAGGATCTTCATCCTGAAGAAGTCTGAAAGCCCCTGACTTGGGTCAATACACCATCATCACTGTTCACGCACCAACATTTTACACAATATTCTTCTGCAGAAGGTGAATCTTCAAATGACACTGCAGTGGAAATAATTTCTACCATTAAAGCTATTAAGCTAATTGTAATTGCCATTAGAGATCCATTCCATTGGGAGGTCAAAATCCCCAGGTCTAGTCACTTGGTATATAAAGTCTCTTCCAATATAGCCATTGCAGAGAAAGAGTTCAAGAGTCAATCCAGGTCACCTTCATGATGCCCTTTTTCAGGCATTTCCTCCATTTATATAATCAGAAATGGCATTCTTAATAATCAATAAGCAAATGTGTCCTCCTCAGCAATGTGAAACAAGAATTTCAAAGTaactggaagaggaaaaagaactaGCAGAGCACAAGAGAACTGGTAAGTTAAAAACAGCATTTATCTAACTATCCCAAGATTCTACCTTAATGATCCCATCACTGCCCTCTGTCATTAGATGGGATgaattggcaaaaaaaaggtGAAACATCTTTGTTTTGTACCTTCTTTTTCATCTTGGTTCAAAACCAGGTTTTGAAAATGTGTACTGTTTTTATGCCAGACGCGAGTAGAATTGCAGCAGCATAATTTACCATTTCTCTTGAtgcatttctattttttcctcccATTTCAATTCTAGTTCAGactatctgaaaaataaaatggtgTTGCCAGCAACCCCAGGTGTTCATTTTGGATGCATCAGCTACCTTCAATATTGCAAATAAAGCACTCACTAGTTGCTTCCAGCTATTTACAGGCTAGGTACATCTGAACTGTACTTAGTGCTCCATATTGTGAAAGTGAAATTTTCAACCTTTCTGCTTTGCTTCTGACAAACATCTTCCTCGATGTTGCAATTATTCcagttgttgttcagttgctaggttgtgtctgactctttgtgacccaatggaaaaacaaacaatagCTTCTGCATTCCTGGGCTTTAGGGATGTTGCCTGAGTAGGTAGAATCTTGGGGATCCAGGGATATGGAAATTATACTTATAACataaatatttccttctttttcctgcaAAATATAGGAAGCCATGGCCATGGAGAACTATACCACAGTGCATGAGTTCATTTTTCTGGGATTTAGTGACCTGCCAAACCTACAGATTCCACTCTTTGCTTTTTTCCTAATGGTATATATTATCACAGTGACTGGAAATGTTGGGATGATCCTATTAATCAGGATGTGCTCACAACTTCATACCCCCATGTACTTCTTCCTAAGCAATTTGTCTTTTGTAGATCTCTGTTATTCTTCTGTTGTCACACCCAAAATCCTACTAGACATAattgtaaagaaaagaaatatttcattgACTGGATGTGCTCTACAAATGTggtttttctgtctctttctagCCACTGAATGTTTCCTCTTGGCTGTAATGGCGTATGACCGATATAAGGCCATTTCCAATCCACTTTTGTATACATTCATCATGTCACAGAGATTGTGCACCAGGTTGGCAATCCTTCCTTATCTTGTAGGAATGCTGAATGCTACCACACATACAACTTTATCTTTTCAGCTGACCTTCTGTCATGGCAATATAATTAACCATTTCTTCTGTGATATCCCTGCAGTCATATCCTTATCCTGTTCCAACACTCAACTCAACAAGGGAGTACTTTTTGGTCTATCTTGCACCCTTGGTATTGTAAGCACTTCTATTATTGTTGTCTCTTATACCTACATTGTTCTAGCCATCCTGAGAATCCGCTCCAATGAGGGCAGACGCAAAGCTTTTTCGACCTGTTCAACTCATCTCACAACAGTATCTATCTTTTATGGAACCCTCTTCTTCACCTATGTGAGACCCAGCTCCTTCTCAACAGTAGATGAGGACAAAATTATCTCCATGTTCTACACTGTGGTGATCCCCATGTTGAACCCTTTGATCTATAGCTTAAGGAACCAGGACGTAAAAGAAGCAATGAGGAAATTGACTATGGCTAAGTTCCACACAAAATAAAAAGGCATTTCCTATAATGGATTCTGTTcttgattgattatgtaccatcaagtaattgttgactcttagcaactgcatagatagattttctccatgatgctcTGTCCCTAATCTGCTCTTTCATGTCTTTCAACAATGCATTCATCACTATAACTGAGTCCACCTATCTTGCTGCTGGCCGTACGTTCcttgtcttt
It encodes the following:
- the LOC131204803 gene encoding olfactory receptor 5G9-like — its product is MAMENYTTVHEFIFLGFSDLPNLQIPLFAFFLMVYIITVTGNVGMILLIRMCSQLHTPMYFFLSNLSFVDLCYSSVVTPKILLDIIVKKRNISLTGCALQMWFFCLFLATECFLLAVMAYDRYKAISNPLLYTFIMSQRLCTRLAILPYLVGMLNATTHTTLSFQLTFCHGNIINHFFCDIPAVISLSCSNTQLNKGVLFGLSCTLGIVSTSIIVVSYTYIVLAILRIRSNEGRRKAFSTCSTHLTTVSIFYGTLFFTYVRPSSFSTVDEDKIISMFYTVVIPMLNPLIYSLRNQDVKEAMRKLTMAKFHTK